Proteins found in one Taeniopygia guttata chromosome 27, bTaeGut7.mat, whole genome shotgun sequence genomic segment:
- the GJD3 gene encoding gap junction delta-3 protein, which yields MGEWGFLSSLLDAVQEHSPMVGRFWLVVMLLFRILVLATVGSDVFEDEQEEFVCNTQQPGCKPVCYDAAFPISHYRFLVFHVVVLSAPAALFVIFAVHQAAKPGRGGAPGQRARRLQPFYVGSVVARIAAELGFLLGQALLYGFRVQPLFVCRRRPCPHRVDCFVSRPTEKTVFIHFYFVVGLVSALLSLAELAHLLRKGPPARPQERGPAPGQPAGAAEGPCAPHPRGDLTV from the coding sequence ATGGGCGAGTGGGGCTTCCTGAGCTCGCTGCTGGACGCCGTGCAGGAGCACTCGCCCATGGTGGGCCGCTTCTGGCTGGTGGTGATGCTGCTTTTCCGCATCCTGGTCCTGGCCACCGTGGGCAGCGACGTCTTCGAGGACGAGCAGGAGGAGTTCGTGTGTAACACGCAGCAGCCGGGCTGCAAACCCGTGTGCTACGACGCCGCATTTCCCATCTCCCACTATCGCTTCCTCGTCTTCCACGTCGTCGTGCTCTCGGCGCCCGCCGCTCTCTTCGTCATCTTCGCCGTGCACCAGGCGGCCAAGCCGGGGCGCGGGGGGGCTCCCGGCCAGCGCGCCCGCCGCCTGCAGCCCTTCTACGTGGGCAGCGTGGTGGCCCGGATCGCCGCCGAGCTGGGCTTCCTGCTGGGCCAGGCGCTGCTCTACGGCTTCAGGGTGCAGCCGCTCTTCGTGTGCCGCCGCCGGCCCTGCCCGCACCGCGTCGACTGCTTCGTCTCCCGCCCCACCGAGAAAACCGTCTTCATCCACTTCTACTTCGTGGTGGGGCTGGTGTCGGCGCTGCTCAGCCTGGCCGAGCTCGCCCACCTCCTGCGCAAGGGGCCCCCGGCGCGGCCGCAGGAGCGGGGCCCGGCGCCCGGGCAGCCGGCGGGGGCTGCGGAGGGACCCTGCGCTCCCCACCCGCGGGGGGACCTCACCGTGTGA
- the RARA gene encoding retinoic acid receptor alpha isoform X2 — MYEGAAVAGLPPGPFLRMDFYGPGPRGCPPRRPPPWSSSGRSVETQSTSSEEIVPSPPSPPPLPRIYKPCFVCQDKSSGYHYGVSACEGCKGFFRRSIQKNMVYTCHRDKNCIINKVTRNRCQYCRLQKCFEVGMSKESVRNDRNKKKKDVPKPECSESYIITPEVEELIEKVRKAHQETFPALCQLGKYTTNNSSEQRVSLDIDLWDKFSELSTKCIIKTVEFAKQLPGFTTLTIADQITLLKAACLDILILRICTRYTPEQDTMTFSDGLTLNRTQMHNAGFGPLTDLVFAFANQLLPLEMDDAETGLLSAICLICGDRQDLEQPDRVDKLQEPLLEALKIYVRKRRPNRPHMFPKMLMKITDLRSISAKGAERVITLKMEIPGSMPPLIQEMLENSEGMDTLGGQPGGPRGGSLGPPPGSCSPSLSPSSNRSSPTTHSP, encoded by the exons ATGTACGAGGGCGCGGCGGTGGCGGGGCTGCCCCCCGGCCCCTTCCTCCGCATGGATTTCTACGGGCCGggcccccggggctgccccccccgccgccccccgccgtGGAGCAGCTCCGGCCGCT ccGTGGAGACGCAGAGCACCAGCTCGGAGGAGATCGTGCCCAGCCCCCCGTCGCCCCCACCCCTGCCCCGCATCTACAAGCCCTGCTTCGTGTGCCAGGACAAGTCCTCGGGGTACCACTATGGGGTCAGCGCCTGCGAGGGCTGCAAG GGCTTCTTCCGCCGCAGCATCCAGAAGAACATGGTGTACACGTGCCACCGGGACAAGAACTGCATCATCAACAAGGTGACACGCAACCGGTGCCAGTACTGCCGGCTCCAGAAGTGCTTCGAAGTTGGAATGTCCAAGGAGT CCGTCCGCAATGACCGgaacaagaagaagaaggacGTGCCCAAGCCGGAGTGCTCGGAGAGCTACATCATCACACCTGAGGTGGAGGAGCTCATCGAGAAGGTGCGCAAAGCCCACCAGGAGACCTTCCCCGCACTCTGCCAGCTCGGCAAATACACTACG AACAACAGCTCAGAGCAGCGCGTGTCGTTGGACATCGACCTGTGGGACAAGTTCAGCGAGTTGTCCACCAAGTGCATCATCAAGACGGTGGAGTTCGCCAAGCAGCTCCCCGGCTTCACCACGCTCACCATCGCTGACCAGATCACCCTCCTCAAAGCCGCCTGCCTCGACATCCTG ATCCTGCGGATCTGCACGCGCTACACGCCGGAGCAGGACACCATGACCTTCTCGGACGGGCTGACGCTGAACCGCACGCAGATGCACAACGCGGGGTTCGGGCCCCTCACCGACCTGGTCTTCGCCTTCGCCAACCAGCTGCTGCCGCTGGAGATGGACGACGCCGAGACGGGGCTGCTCAGTGCCATCTGCCTCATCTGCGGAG ACCGCCAGGACCTGGAGCAGCCTGACAGGGTGGACAAGCTGCAGGAGCCACTGCTGGAGGCACTGAAGATCtatgtgaggaagaggaggcccAACAGGCCCCACATGTTCCCCAAGATGCTCATGAAGATCACAGACCTGCGCAGCATCAGCGCCAAGG GCGCCGAGCGGGTGATCACGCTGAAGATGGAGATCCCAGGCTCGATGCCGCCGCTCATCCAGGAGATGCTGGAGAACTCGGAGGGCATGGACACGCTGGGGGGGCAGCCGGGCGGTCCCCGTGGGGGCAGCTTGGGGCCCCCCccgggcagctgcagccccagcctctcGCCCAGCTCCAACCGCAGCAGCCCGACCACGCACTCGCCGTGA